A part of Nitrososphaerales archaeon genomic DNA contains:
- a CDS encoding flippase-like domain-containing protein codes for MGFPRWLNLLILTIIGLVLLIASLSTIELEDFISAMHRLKLEMVIMSTISFLLYYLFRGIRWVILLRPVKNSVSLINTFRITIIGYFVNTLIPIRVGEFARAILLNRKERVGVFEGLSSIAVERVLDLFSISLIGLIAVSFLPPNIPYPSWFIDSLYLVFILALAMILVIVFATVMQIEIIGFIERLLKRASIIPSKWREKLLNIMKSILEGASGLNQRPSLVALSLILSLVIWVMYALFLYFIFEAFTYRLHWSMWMLGAALMAISFAFPAAPGFVGTFEATWMIVFSFGLKLPAEITMPIGIFAHIIDVLVAVIPGYLCVLWMGIKSKELLSQPRRD; via the coding sequence ATGGGATTCCCACGCTGGCTCAACCTACTCATCTTGACCATAATCGGATTGGTACTCCTGATCGCCTCACTCTCGACCATCGAGTTGGAGGACTTCATCTCTGCGATGCATAGGCTTAAGTTGGAGATGGTGATCATGAGCACGATATCCTTCCTCCTATACTACTTGTTTAGAGGTATAAGATGGGTGATACTGCTGAGGCCGGTGAAGAACTCCGTCAGCCTAATCAACACATTTAGAATAACGATCATCGGCTACTTTGTAAATACCTTGATCCCCATTCGAGTGGGCGAGTTCGCACGGGCGATCCTCCTGAATAGAAAAGAAAGGGTCGGGGTATTCGAGGGTCTTTCATCGATCGCTGTAGAGAGGGTACTCGATCTATTCAGCATTTCCCTCATAGGTCTAATCGCTGTATCCTTCTTACCCCCAAATATCCCATACCCCTCATGGTTTATAGATAGCCTTTACTTGGTCTTTATACTCGCGTTAGCGATGATCTTGGTTATAGTATTCGCTACAGTGATGCAGATCGAGATTATAGGCTTCATAGAAAGGCTGTTAAAGAGGGCTTCGATCATCCCTAGCAAGTGGAGGGAAAAGCTTCTTAATATTATGAAGTCTATATTGGAGGGTGCTTCTGGCCTGAATCAGAGGCCCAGCCTGGTCGCTCTCAGTTTGATACTATCGTTGGTGATATGGGTCATGTACGCTCTATTCCTCTACTTCATATTTGAAGCGTTCACGTATCGGTTACATTGGAGTATGTGGATGCTGGGCGCAGCCCTGATGGCCATCTCATTCGCCTTTCCCGCCGCACCGGGGTTTGTAGGTACGTTCGAAGCTACCTGGATGATCGTATTCTCATTCGGCCTAAAGCTACCTGCTGAAATCACCATGCCGATAGGTATCTTCGCCCACATCATCGATGTACTCGTCGCTGTGATTCCAGGCTATCTCTGTGTATTATGGATGGGTATCAAAAGTAAGGAGTTGTTATCTCAACCAAGGCGTGATTAA